One stretch of Candidatus Baltobacteraceae bacterium DNA includes these proteins:
- a CDS encoding peptide ABC transporter substrate-binding protein, producing the protein MKRVALLVFVLAFLTLGAAAPAPVVRFDIAADPANLNPLFAHPDAASVEAQLARLVFEPFIDVDEHGHLVPALLSVIPTLQNGGLSRDGRTIVYRLRPNVRWSDGVPVTSSDVLFTLQAIGNPHNPVRSREGYDRIASAYAVDAQTVVVRLKSAWAPAVVSFFTVGASSQFVLPAHLLIHENSLERSSFNDHPIGNGPYLFVSWQRGERLEYVSNPRYWRGEPATKRLNVGIVPDPGTNLTLLQSGSIDWNLIAPDQQAIVEHQPYITFRYVPLALVAGIVINTTHPPLDDVRVRRALAASINRQAISQKITFGRYPVIDTIQPLYSWARDPSVHEPAYDPIAADRMFDEAGWLRGRDGMREKDGKKLALVYVQFPETRTGVAAATFIQAELRIRGIDVTIKSISNAQLFLPQTGILASGKFDLAYVPFPVGVDPDDSFLFRCNGVANYARWCDAHVDGLEQEALINVSVARRKVIYAQIERAVADAVPIIYLFNPSYVYAYDKRLAGFAPSAFSPTWNAAGWRLTK; encoded by the coding sequence ATGAAGAGGGTCGCTCTACTTGTTTTCGTGCTGGCATTCTTGACGCTCGGTGCGGCTGCTCCGGCTCCGGTGGTGCGCTTCGACATCGCCGCAGATCCGGCGAATCTCAATCCGCTCTTCGCGCATCCGGATGCCGCCTCCGTTGAAGCCCAGCTAGCGCGGCTGGTGTTCGAACCGTTCATCGATGTGGATGAACACGGGCACCTCGTCCCAGCGTTGCTTTCGGTCATCCCTACCTTGCAGAACGGCGGGCTCTCGCGCGACGGACGCACGATCGTCTACAGATTGCGGCCTAACGTCAGGTGGAGCGACGGTGTGCCCGTCACGTCTTCCGACGTGCTCTTTACGCTCCAAGCGATCGGCAATCCGCACAATCCGGTTCGTTCGCGCGAAGGCTACGATCGAATCGCCAGCGCGTATGCAGTCGACGCACAAACCGTCGTTGTGCGACTCAAGAGCGCCTGGGCGCCGGCGGTCGTTTCGTTTTTCACCGTCGGTGCATCCTCGCAATTCGTCCTGCCCGCGCATCTCTTGATCCACGAGAATTCACTCGAGCGCTCGTCGTTCAACGACCATCCGATCGGTAACGGACCCTATCTGTTCGTTTCGTGGCAGCGCGGCGAGCGTTTGGAATACGTCAGCAATCCACGCTATTGGCGCGGCGAGCCCGCGACCAAGCGCCTCAACGTCGGCATTGTCCCGGATCCCGGAACGAATCTTACGCTCTTGCAATCCGGCAGCATCGACTGGAATCTCATTGCACCGGATCAACAAGCGATCGTCGAACATCAGCCTTACATCACGTTTCGCTACGTACCGCTCGCGCTGGTGGCCGGCATCGTCATCAATACGACGCATCCGCCGCTCGATGACGTGCGCGTTCGTCGCGCACTCGCGGCGTCGATCAACCGGCAAGCCATCAGTCAGAAAATCACGTTCGGACGTTATCCGGTAATCGACACGATCCAGCCGCTCTACTCGTGGGCGCGCGATCCGTCCGTGCACGAGCCGGCGTACGACCCGATTGCTGCGGATCGTATGTTCGATGAGGCAGGGTGGCTGCGTGGACGCGACGGGATGCGCGAGAAGGACGGTAAGAAGCTTGCGCTCGTGTACGTTCAGTTTCCGGAAACGCGCACCGGCGTCGCAGCCGCAACGTTCATTCAAGCCGAGCTACGCATTCGCGGAATCGACGTTACGATTAAGTCGATCTCGAACGCTCAGCTGTTCTTGCCGCAAACCGGGATACTCGCTTCGGGGAAGTTCGATCTCGCATACGTTCCGTTTCCCGTCGGAGTCGATCCGGACGACAGTTTTCTTTTTCGCTGCAACGGCGTCGCAAACTACGCACGCTGGTGCGACGCACACGTCGACGGTTTGGAGCAAGAAGCGCTCATCAACGTGAGCGTGGCGCGCCGGAAGGTGATTTACGCGCAGATCGAGCGAGCCGTCGCCGACGCAGTGCCGATCATCTACCTCTTCAATCCATCCTACGTCTACGCGTACGACAAACGACTTGCCGGCTTCGCGCCGAGCGCTTTCTCGCCCACGTGGAATGCCGCCGGATGGCGATTGACGAAATGA
- a CDS encoding isocitrate lyase/phosphoenolpyruvate mutase family protein translates to MNAYETFLQLHHGKEAFVMPNAWDGASAALLKRSGFLALGSTSAGIAFALGRQDGRHAVSLEEAIDNAKLLFRASGLPINGDLEDGFGPSPDDCVRTVQAAIDAGLGGVGIEDTTADPNAPIHGFDAAVARIRAAAKAAHGKIVLTGRTDNYLNGREDLDDTIRRLVAFAEAGADVLYAPALPDMDAIKKVIAAVAPKPVNVLIGPGTGIVPVSELSAASVKRISLGGALYRVAMSALVDSAKAMLAGNLKPATTGIPFGEISALFPNR, encoded by the coding sequence ATGAACGCATACGAAACATTTCTCCAGCTTCATCACGGCAAAGAAGCTTTCGTCATGCCGAACGCATGGGACGGCGCATCGGCCGCATTATTAAAACGCTCCGGATTTCTTGCGCTCGGCAGCACCTCGGCGGGAATTGCGTTCGCGCTCGGACGGCAAGATGGACGTCACGCCGTTTCGCTCGAGGAAGCAATCGACAACGCAAAACTTCTGTTTCGTGCGAGCGGCCTTCCGATCAACGGTGACTTGGAAGATGGATTCGGCCCGAGTCCGGATGATTGCGTGCGAACCGTACAAGCTGCAATAGACGCGGGTCTCGGCGGCGTCGGCATCGAGGATACGACGGCGGATCCGAACGCACCGATTCACGGCTTCGACGCAGCCGTAGCGCGCATTCGCGCCGCTGCCAAAGCGGCGCACGGCAAGATCGTGCTGACTGGCCGCACCGACAACTACCTCAACGGTCGCGAGGATCTCGACGACACGATTCGCCGCCTCGTTGCATTTGCGGAAGCCGGCGCCGACGTGCTCTATGCGCCTGCGCTGCCGGATATGGACGCAATCAAAAAAGTCATCGCGGCCGTGGCACCAAAACCGGTCAACGTTCTGATTGGCCCGGGAACCGGTATCGTTCCGGTCAGCGAACTTTCAGCCGCAAGCGTAAAACGCATCAGCCTCGGCGGCGCACTCTATCGCGTCGCAATGTCGGCGCTCGTCGACAGCGCAAAAGCGATGCTCGCGGGCAATCTCAAACCTGCAACGACCGGCATCCCGTTCGGTGAGATTAGCGCGCTCTTTCCGAATCGGTGA
- a CDS encoding Lrp/AsnC family transcriptional regulator, whose product MISTALFGNSELDELDVRLLDALQRNARSTYAELGQIVGLKPPAVHERVKRLETRGYVRGYGARLDGRLLGLELMAFIGCYSTPDANYDVLVADLAALPEVCEVHSVAGEESFIIKTVTRSTAHLDDLLGRLKRIAGVARTKTTVVLSTPFERGGIAVSVS is encoded by the coding sequence ATGATTAGCACCGCTCTGTTCGGAAACTCCGAACTGGACGAACTCGACGTCCGGCTTTTGGACGCGCTCCAAAGAAATGCCCGCTCAACCTACGCCGAGCTGGGCCAGATCGTTGGCCTCAAGCCCCCCGCCGTTCACGAGCGGGTGAAGCGTCTGGAGACCCGGGGCTACGTCCGCGGGTACGGGGCCCGCCTCGACGGCCGGCTGCTCGGCCTCGAGCTGATGGCCTTCATCGGCTGCTATTCGACCCCCGATGCCAACTACGACGTGCTGGTAGCCGACCTGGCCGCCCTCCCGGAAGTCTGCGAAGTCCACAGCGTGGCGGGCGAGGAGAGCTTCATCATCAAGACGGTGACGCGCTCGACCGCGCACCTCGACGATTTGCTCGGACGACTCAAGCGCATCGCCGGCGTCGCCCGCACCAAAACGACGGTCGTTCTTTCCACGCCCTTCGAGCGCGGCGGGATTGCGGTGAGCGTATCATGA
- a CDS encoding L-erythro-3,5-diaminohexanoate dehydrogenase yields MIAAAPGVSKSCRYGTHRVLEPAGALPQAAWRLDNTPIARENEILCGVDALSIDSASFRQMREAAGDDPTKVGDAIIETVATRGKQHNPVTGSGGMFVGRVLDVGTNLADGCEVHVGDRIASLVSLTLTPLSLERIRNIDLKTARVDVDGRAILFACAHFARLPEDIPTGVALAVLDVAGAPAQVRRLAQPGSTVVVIGADGKSGLLACAQAKARAGSTGRVIGIAPDAESPGARLLRSLNLVDDFIEADARKPGSLLAVLPDRIPGLADLVVNCVNVPGTEQASILCARDEGTVYFFSMCTSFTAAALGAEGVGKDVTMIVGNGYTKGHAELALNTLRANRLLLDYFTETYGKSA; encoded by the coding sequence ATGATCGCCGCGGCACCCGGCGTTTCCAAAAGCTGCCGCTACGGGACGCATCGCGTCCTGGAGCCGGCCGGCGCGTTGCCCCAGGCGGCGTGGCGTCTCGACAACACGCCCATTGCGCGCGAAAACGAGATCCTGTGCGGCGTCGACGCGCTGTCGATCGACTCTGCAAGCTTCCGGCAAATGCGCGAAGCCGCAGGCGACGATCCAACCAAGGTCGGCGACGCGATCATAGAAACCGTCGCGACGCGCGGCAAGCAGCACAATCCCGTCACGGGCAGTGGTGGGATGTTCGTCGGTCGTGTTCTGGACGTCGGCACGAACCTTGCCGATGGTTGCGAAGTCCATGTCGGCGATCGCATCGCGTCGCTCGTTTCGCTCACGCTCACGCCGCTCTCGCTCGAGCGCATTCGCAACATCGATCTGAAGACGGCGCGCGTCGACGTCGACGGTCGCGCGATTCTGTTTGCGTGCGCGCACTTCGCCCGGCTCCCCGAGGATATTCCGACCGGCGTTGCGCTCGCCGTCCTCGACGTCGCGGGTGCGCCCGCCCAAGTTCGGCGGCTTGCGCAGCCGGGGTCGACGGTCGTCGTCATCGGCGCCGACGGCAAATCCGGACTGCTCGCCTGCGCGCAAGCCAAGGCACGCGCCGGTTCGACCGGCCGGGTCATCGGAATTGCGCCCGACGCCGAATCCCCCGGAGCGCGGCTTTTGCGCTCGCTGAACTTGGTCGACGACTTCATCGAAGCCGATGCCCGAAAGCCGGGTTCCCTACTCGCAGTTCTGCCCGACCGCATCCCTGGGCTGGCCGACCTCGTTGTTAACTGCGTGAACGTGCCCGGTACCGAGCAAGCCTCGATCCTGTGCGCGCGAGACGAGGGGACCGTTTATTTCTTTTCGATGTGCACGTCGTTCACCGCAGCAGCGCTCGGAGCTGAAGGCGTCGGCAAAGACGTCACCATGATCGTCGGCAACGGGTACACCAAAGGGCACGCGGAGCTCGCGCTCAACACCTTGCGCGCAAATCGTCTGCTGCTCGATTACTTCACGGAGACGTACGGCAAGTCAGCATGA